Proteins from a genomic interval of Lysobacter stagni:
- a CDS encoding ankyrin repeat domain-containing protein — protein sequence MPEPTSSRSPAAPAPIALRAGALLAGGAVLTLLAGIGGIVAVLAVVLAQPLFALGVRAWRDGGLPPHRDLIRDGAALGMAWGGAVVLLGAVMAWPLSSLRETGSLMAALGLSIVIAVALLGLWRLWPLWLGLEHDGGPLREHWHALGELELGAWRGLGVAAIVLALALAAVVLGWPDLLGTGAHWAIAGVMAIAAPAMHALLQHIAPADPLPGFAYDEGEEDDYDEPALALAEGEPMAPALYAAARGGRVERALELIELGADVTAPPPADDRDQRSLAVLAAVLPDLRLLRALIANGIDLNANHAGVTPLLAATRDSWHGRPDAVMTLLANGADPRLTDAEGNTPLHHAARSSDPGVAALLRDAAAELDPLNRDGLSPLGVACAVGNWRLAKFLLERGAKPEPAGGQPAMLAAAGGEEDDPAGVGLLLKHKAKVDARDRRGRTALHEAAFAGHLDVMGTLLAAGADTGIRDEDGRTPFLESARGARLPVLEKLIEHLPRRGADAAASADARTRNALVLACMADSPSPELVQKLLDLGVDAEQRDADGKRAIDRAAEAGRWSLVAALDRAYPLPSALSADADDDLPLPDRAPTVLLRDGLRDGRAEELGGLAQLLSARERGALLHDEDAVISGDRVQWLLAQGADPEVRNPEGETPMQALLGRLPEAAGSVRVLLRNAVSPAGAGGLARFLAASHASGRDVAALEDLSLELLERGADPFARSPAGDPPLALTVRLGWSRLLERLLAIGVDLNARDSHGMSALHLAAALGRDGMLRRLVAQGAAPDLLAADGQTPLGVALSSGRRDLADWLDWRGWPLPKRPLQAQDVPAAAIVGDADAVRRLLDLGLPVDATDAQGCTALLRAAGGGHRAVVDLLLARGADPQCTAHSGATPLSAAVSMRHAEIVDRLLAAGAPLEQRLPGDLTVLMVACALGLTDLAARLLAAGANVHACDAQGRQALHCAAMYGFNARERSRLVALFDTLLLAGVDADQPAAGATPLLLLLGARAEPGTAADEDVLIAGVQLLIDHEASLDAGDPRGFGPLHLAALHGLLRVVQFLLRAGADPDRRDSLNRTPREIAVMRGFIDIAAEFAPAAPGQNVSMARFLRDPR from the coding sequence ATGCCTGAGCCGACGTCCTCCCGCTCGCCGGCGGCGCCGGCCCCCATTGCGCTGCGCGCCGGCGCCCTGCTTGCCGGGGGCGCGGTCCTGACCCTGCTCGCCGGTATCGGCGGCATCGTTGCAGTGCTGGCGGTCGTGCTCGCGCAGCCCCTGTTCGCACTGGGCGTGCGTGCCTGGCGCGATGGTGGCCTGCCGCCGCACCGTGATCTGATCCGTGACGGCGCGGCCCTGGGCATGGCCTGGGGCGGTGCGGTCGTGTTGCTGGGGGCCGTCATGGCCTGGCCGCTGTCCTCGCTGCGCGAGACCGGTTCGCTCATGGCGGCGCTGGGCCTGAGCATCGTCATCGCGGTCGCCCTGTTGGGCCTGTGGCGGCTGTGGCCGCTATGGCTGGGCCTGGAACATGACGGTGGACCGCTGCGTGAACACTGGCACGCGCTGGGCGAACTCGAACTGGGTGCCTGGCGCGGGCTGGGCGTGGCCGCGATCGTTCTCGCGCTGGCCTTGGCCGCGGTGGTGCTGGGCTGGCCCGATCTGTTGGGCACCGGCGCGCACTGGGCGATCGCTGGCGTGATGGCCATCGCCGCCCCTGCGATGCATGCCCTGCTGCAGCACATCGCACCGGCCGACCCGCTGCCCGGCTTCGCCTACGACGAAGGCGAAGAGGACGATTACGACGAGCCCGCGCTGGCCCTGGCCGAAGGCGAGCCGATGGCGCCGGCGCTGTACGCCGCTGCGCGCGGCGGTCGCGTGGAGCGCGCGCTGGAGTTGATCGAGCTGGGCGCCGATGTGACCGCGCCGCCGCCTGCCGATGACCGCGACCAGCGCAGCCTGGCCGTCCTGGCGGCGGTGCTGCCGGACCTGCGCCTGCTGCGCGCGCTCATCGCCAACGGCATCGACCTCAACGCCAACCACGCCGGCGTGACGCCTCTGCTGGCCGCCACGCGCGACAGCTGGCACGGGCGCCCGGACGCGGTGATGACGCTGCTGGCCAATGGCGCCGATCCGCGCCTGACGGACGCCGAGGGCAATACGCCGCTGCACCATGCCGCGCGCAGTTCCGACCCCGGTGTGGCCGCGTTGCTGCGCGATGCCGCGGCCGAACTCGATCCACTCAACCGCGATGGCCTGTCGCCGCTGGGCGTGGCCTGCGCCGTTGGCAACTGGCGCCTGGCGAAGTTCCTGCTGGAACGCGGCGCCAAGCCGGAACCTGCCGGCGGTCAGCCGGCGATGCTGGCCGCGGCCGGTGGCGAGGAAGACGACCCGGCCGGCGTCGGGTTGCTGCTCAAACACAAGGCGAAGGTGGATGCGCGCGACCGTCGCGGCCGTACCGCGCTGCACGAAGCGGCCTTTGCCGGTCACCTGGACGTGATGGGCACCCTGCTCGCCGCGGGCGCCGACACCGGCATCCGCGACGAGGACGGCCGCACGCCTTTCCTCGAATCCGCACGGGGCGCGCGCCTGCCGGTGCTGGAGAAGTTGATCGAACATCTGCCCCGTCGCGGTGCCGACGCGGCCGCCAGTGCCGACGCCCGCACCCGCAACGCGCTGGTGCTGGCCTGCATGGCCGATTCGCCATCGCCCGAATTGGTGCAGAAGCTGCTGGACCTGGGCGTGGACGCCGAACAGCGCGATGCCGATGGCAAGCGCGCGATCGATCGCGCCGCCGAGGCCGGTCGCTGGTCGCTGGTCGCCGCACTGGACCGCGCGTACCCGCTGCCGTCGGCGCTCAGTGCGGATGCCGACGACGACCTGCCGCTGCCCGATCGCGCGCCGACCGTTCTGCTGCGCGATGGTCTGCGCGACGGTCGCGCGGAGGAACTGGGCGGCCTGGCGCAACTGTTGAGCGCGCGCGAACGCGGTGCGCTGCTGCACGACGAGGACGCCGTGATCTCCGGCGACCGCGTCCAATGGCTGCTCGCGCAGGGCGCCGATCCGGAAGTGCGCAATCCCGAAGGCGAGACGCCGATGCAGGCGCTGCTCGGACGCCTGCCTGAAGCCGCCGGTTCGGTGCGTGTGCTGCTGCGCAATGCCGTTTCGCCGGCAGGCGCGGGCGGGCTCGCGCGATTCCTGGCAGCCAGTCACGCCAGCGGGCGTGATGTCGCTGCGCTGGAAGACCTGTCGCTCGAACTGCTGGAACGCGGTGCGGACCCGTTCGCGCGTTCGCCGGCCGGCGATCCGCCGCTGGCGTTGACCGTCCGCCTGGGCTGGTCGCGCCTGCTGGAACGCCTGCTCGCCATCGGTGTCGACCTCAACGCGCGCGACAGCCACGGCATGAGCGCGCTGCATCTGGCCGCCGCGCTCGGTCGCGACGGCATGCTGCGGCGCCTGGTCGCGCAGGGCGCGGCACCGGATCTGCTCGCTGCCGACGGCCAGACCCCGTTGGGCGTGGCGCTGTCCTCGGGGCGTCGCGACCTCGCCGACTGGCTCGACTGGCGCGGCTGGCCGTTGCCCAAGCGCCCGCTGCAGGCGCAGGACGTGCCCGCTGCCGCCATCGTGGGCGACGCCGATGCCGTGCGCCGCCTGCTCGATCTGGGCCTGCCGGTGGACGCCACCGATGCACAGGGTTGCACTGCGCTGCTGCGCGCCGCCGGTGGCGGCCATCGCGCGGTGGTGGACCTGCTGCTCGCACGCGGCGCCGACCCGCAATGCACCGCACATTCCGGCGCGACGCCGCTGTCGGCGGCCGTCAGCATGCGCCACGCGGAAATCGTCGATCGCCTGCTCGCTGCCGGTGCGCCGCTGGAGCAGCGCCTGCCGGGCGATCTCACGGTGCTGATGGTCGCCTGCGCGCTGGGTCTGACCGATCTGGCCGCGCGGCTGCTCGCCGCCGGTGCCAATGTGCACGCCTGCGATGCGCAGGGACGCCAGGCGCTGCACTGCGCCGCGATGTACGGCTTCAACGCGCGCGAGCGTTCGCGCCTGGTGGCGCTGTTCGACACGCTGCTGCTGGCCGGCGTGGATGCCGACCAGCCGGCCGCGGGCGCCACGCCGCTGCTGCTGTTGCTGGGTGCGCGCGCCGAGCCCGGCACGGCCGCCGATGAGGACGTGCTGATCGCGGGCGTGCAGTTGCTGATCGACCACGAAGCCTCGCTAGACGCCGGCGATCCGCGTGGCTTCGGTCCGCTGCATCTGGCCGCATTGCATGGCCTGCTGCGCGTGGTGCAGTTCCTGCTGCGCGCCGGTGCCGATCCGGACCGACGCGACTCGCTCAACCGCACGCCGCGCGAGATCGCGGTCATGCGTGGCTTCATCGATATCGCCGCGGAATTCGCGCCGGCCGCGCCGGGCCAGAACGTCTCGATGGCAAGGTTCCTGCGCGATCCGCGTTGA
- a CDS encoding protein tonB has protein sequence MLRKWSGVLVLMLWTSIALAGVTTADVRRQVEASMLVNGTIDIDAQGQVTDYQLAEQASLPPALLAVVDRHVRGWRFDPMRVDGNAVRARSPMHVRLVMKRDGDRFLFRIAGATFGTTYGAGAVPTVNGTLSPPRYPEYAYTSNVGGVVYLVVKVGRDGSVEDAIAEQVNLRSLGSEHEMARFREILTDPAISVSRKWKFNFPTRGEDADKPFVLVRVAVEYLARDMPSERAGRWLPYVPGPRQPVPWRNWDAAGQQPDAITVGEAYPDNPKGPKLIGNIDG, from the coding sequence ATGTTGCGCAAATGGAGTGGCGTACTGGTCCTGATGCTCTGGACTTCGATCGCGCTGGCGGGTGTCACCACGGCCGACGTGCGCAGGCAGGTCGAGGCCAGCATGCTGGTGAACGGCACGATCGACATCGATGCGCAGGGGCAGGTGACGGATTACCAGCTCGCCGAGCAGGCGTCGCTACCGCCCGCGCTGCTTGCTGTCGTCGACCGGCACGTACGCGGCTGGCGTTTCGATCCGATGCGGGTGGACGGCAATGCCGTACGCGCACGTTCGCCCATGCACGTGCGCCTGGTGATGAAGCGCGACGGCGACCGGTTCCTGTTCCGGATCGCGGGTGCGACGTTCGGCACCACCTACGGGGCGGGCGCAGTGCCCACCGTGAACGGAACCCTTTCGCCGCCGCGCTATCCGGAATACGCCTACACCAGCAACGTGGGCGGCGTCGTGTACCTGGTGGTGAAGGTCGGACGCGATGGTTCGGTCGAGGATGCCATCGCCGAGCAGGTAAACCTGCGCTCGCTGGGATCGGAACACGAGATGGCGCGCTTCCGCGAGATATTGACCGACCCGGCGATCTCGGTGTCGAGGAAGTGGAAGTTCAACTTCCCCACCCGCGGCGAGGATGCCGACAAACCGTTCGTGCTGGTGCGCGTGGCGGTCGAGTATCTCGCCCGCGACATGCCATCGGAGAGGGCCGGCCGCTGGTTGCCCTACGTGCCGGGGCCGCGCCAGCCGGTGCCGTGGCGCAACTGGGACGCGGCTGGCCAGCAGCCCGACGCCATCACGGTCGGCGAGGCGTATCCGGACAATCCCAAGGGCCCCAAGCTGATCGGCAACATTGACGGCTGA
- a CDS encoding monovalent cation:proton antiporter-2 (CPA2) family protein — MHGGGLELALVFLLAAVIAVPVFRRFGLGAVLGYLAAGVALGPYGLQFVANAEPVLAAAEIGVVMLLFVIGLELSPARLRVMRKPVFGSGGAQVVLSALVLGGASMIAGFSWQAALVIGMGLAFSSTAVCLQLLSERKALTADHGRLGFAILLFQDLAAIPLLAAIPLLGRGVAVDAELGWDEVAKALGAIVAVVIGGRVLLRHMFRIVARAQMPEVFTGASLLVVLGTAWIMQGAGLSAGLGAFLAGVLLADSEYRHELEAQIDPFKGLLLGLFFMAVGMSIDLQRVLSEPLLITGLTLALLLVKFAILYLVGQQTGGLDRREALRLGAVLALGGEFAFVIFNEAVKANLIDDPTRDRLVAAVGLSMALTPLLVIGVTRLLAAAPQPQPRAFDTIPDSHPQVLIAGFGRFGQIVARLLAAQKTPFIGIEHSADQVDFVRRFGNPVYYGDPAHAELLRSAGAEHVKVFVIAIDDVEANLHTVRTIRRLYPDATVFARARDRRHTWDLLDLGARAVRETFYSSLRMGEKVLVELGIPEEVARDHAEQFREHDRRLLRAQYLIRDDEAALVQSTQDARRELEELFNADQGTGLLGEIADSRRADLGPGDEEE, encoded by the coding sequence ATGCACGGCGGCGGTCTGGAACTGGCACTCGTTTTCCTGCTGGCCGCGGTGATCGCCGTGCCGGTGTTCCGGCGCTTCGGCCTGGGCGCGGTGCTGGGCTACCTGGCCGCGGGCGTTGCACTGGGTCCGTACGGGTTGCAGTTCGTCGCCAACGCCGAGCCCGTGCTCGCCGCGGCCGAGATCGGCGTGGTGATGCTGCTGTTCGTGATCGGCCTGGAGCTCTCGCCCGCGCGCCTGCGCGTGATGCGCAAGCCGGTGTTCGGATCCGGCGGCGCGCAGGTGGTGCTCAGCGCGCTGGTGCTGGGCGGCGCGTCGATGATCGCCGGCTTCTCGTGGCAGGCCGCGCTGGTGATCGGCATGGGCCTGGCGTTTTCCTCCACGGCCGTGTGCCTGCAGTTGTTGTCCGAGCGCAAGGCGCTCACGGCCGACCACGGGCGACTCGGTTTCGCCATTCTGTTGTTCCAGGACCTCGCGGCCATCCCGTTGCTGGCGGCGATTCCGCTGCTCGGCCGCGGCGTCGCGGTGGACGCGGAGCTGGGCTGGGACGAAGTGGCCAAGGCCCTTGGCGCGATCGTGGCGGTGGTCATCGGCGGACGCGTGCTGTTGCGGCACATGTTCCGCATCGTCGCGCGCGCGCAGATGCCGGAGGTGTTCACCGGCGCGTCGCTGCTGGTGGTGCTGGGCACCGCCTGGATCATGCAGGGCGCGGGGCTGTCGGCGGGCCTGGGCGCGTTCCTTGCGGGCGTGCTGCTCGCCGATTCGGAATACCGGCACGAGCTGGAAGCGCAGATCGATCCGTTCAAGGGGTTGCTGCTGGGCCTGTTCTTCATGGCCGTGGGCATGAGCATCGACCTGCAGCGCGTGCTGTCCGAGCCGCTGCTGATCACCGGGCTCACGCTGGCGCTGCTGCTGGTGAAGTTCGCCATCCTCTACCTGGTCGGCCAGCAGACCGGCGGCCTGGACCGGCGCGAGGCGCTGCGGCTGGGCGCGGTGCTGGCACTGGGCGGTGAGTTCGCGTTCGTGATCTTCAACGAAGCGGTGAAGGCCAACCTCATCGACGACCCCACGCGCGACCGGCTGGTGGCGGCCGTGGGCCTGTCGATGGCGCTCACGCCGTTGCTGGTCATCGGCGTCACGCGGCTGCTGGCGGCCGCACCGCAACCGCAGCCGCGCGCGTTCGACACGATTCCCGACTCGCATCCGCAGGTGCTGATCGCGGGCTTCGGCCGCTTCGGCCAGATCGTCGCGCGACTGCTCGCGGCGCAGAAGACACCCTTCATCGGCATCGAGCACAGCGCCGACCAGGTGGACTTCGTGCGCCGGTTCGGCAACCCCGTGTATTACGGCGACCCTGCGCATGCCGAACTGCTGCGCTCGGCGGGTGCCGAGCACGTGAAGGTGTTCGTGATCGCCATCGACGACGTGGAGGCGAACCTGCACACCGTGCGCACGATCCGTCGCCTGTATCCGGACGCGACCGTGTTCGCGCGCGCACGCGATCGCCGCCACACCTGGGACCTGCTGGATCTGGGCGCGCGCGCTGTGCGCGAGACCTTCTACAGCAGCCTGCGCATGGGCGAGAAGGTGCTGGTCGAACTGGGCATTCCCGAGGAGGTCGCGCGCGACCACGCCGAACAGTTCCGCGAGCACGACCGGCGGCTGTTGCGCGCGCAGTACCTGATCCGCGACGACGAAGCCGCACTGGTGCAGTCCACGCAGGATGCACGTCGCGAGCTGGAAGAACTGTTCAACGCCGACCAGGGCACCGGCCTGCTCGGCGAGATCGCCGACAGCCGGCGCGCGGATCTGGGCCCGGGCGACGAGGAAGAGTGA
- a CDS encoding YcgL domain-containing protein, translating into MQAYVYKSLRKADTYVYLASRDDFARLPDPLRTQLGSLQFVLEVALTPERRLAREDVAVVRENLASRGFHLQFPPTVEDPMKEDWGTDA; encoded by the coding sequence ATGCAAGCCTACGTATACAAGAGCCTCCGCAAGGCCGACACCTACGTTTACCTCGCCTCGCGCGATGACTTCGCGCGACTGCCCGATCCCCTGCGCACGCAGCTGGGCAGCCTGCAGTTCGTGCTGGAAGTCGCGTTGACGCCGGAGCGCCGCCTCGCGCGCGAGGATGTCGCCGTGGTGCGCGAGAACCTGGCCAGCCGTGGGTTCCACCTGCAATTCCCGCCGACCGTGGAAGATCCGATGAAGGAGGACTGGGGCACCGATGCCTGA
- a CDS encoding energy transducer TonB has product MEKAMRKGVWALGCVLALCAGVALAAEQRPVREQVENSMLVTGAIDIQPDGTVAGHALDEPEKLPSGIVQLLAQATPHWRFEPVRVEGKPVFARTKMSVRIVAKRQGDGGYEVRVASARFGEPRSEDWPSHDGPLGRPRFPKEAAQAGVGGTVYVMLKIGRDGKVVDLVAEQINLKTVVSEAEMEMWRHVLARAALQRASQWTFVPPTQGAEVDAPFWSIRVPVDFVAGGSRPAYGRWETYIPGSRTPAPWVDAEEARMGADAVALDGFQPIGGGPRLLSSLDPGS; this is encoded by the coding sequence ATGGAGAAGGCCATGAGGAAGGGAGTCTGGGCGCTCGGATGCGTGCTCGCGCTGTGCGCGGGCGTGGCGCTCGCTGCGGAGCAGCGCCCGGTGCGCGAGCAGGTCGAAAACAGCATGCTCGTCACGGGGGCCATCGACATCCAGCCCGACGGGACGGTTGCCGGGCATGCGTTGGATGAGCCCGAGAAACTGCCTAGTGGCATCGTCCAGCTGCTCGCGCAGGCGACGCCGCACTGGCGCTTCGAGCCGGTGCGCGTCGAGGGCAAGCCGGTGTTCGCGAGGACGAAGATGAGCGTGCGCATCGTCGCCAAGCGCCAGGGCGACGGTGGCTACGAGGTGCGCGTGGCCAGCGCGAGGTTCGGCGAGCCGCGATCGGAGGATTGGCCGAGCCATGACGGGCCGCTAGGGCGACCGCGCTTCCCGAAGGAAGCCGCGCAGGCAGGCGTGGGCGGAACCGTGTACGTGATGTTGAAGATCGGGCGCGACGGCAAGGTCGTCGACCTCGTCGCTGAGCAGATCAACCTGAAAACTGTGGTCAGTGAAGCCGAGATGGAGATGTGGCGACACGTGCTGGCTCGGGCCGCGTTGCAGCGGGCATCCCAGTGGACATTCGTGCCGCCGACACAGGGCGCGGAGGTCGATGCTCCGTTTTGGAGCATCCGCGTACCGGTGGATTTCGTGGCCGGCGGGTCAAGGCCTGCGTATGGCAGATGGGAGACCTACATCCCGGGGTCGCGCACGCCGGCGCCGTGGGTCGATGCCGAGGAGGCGCGCATGGGGGCCGACGCCGTCGCGCTGGACGGGTTCCAGCCGATAGGCGGGGGACCCCGGCTCCTCTCCAGTCTGGATCCCGGCAGCTGA
- the cydB gene encoding cytochrome d ubiquinol oxidase subunit II has translation MDMATVLPVIWFGVIGFGVLMYVVLDGFVLGLGILAPFAEDEHQLDLMMNTAAPIWDGNETWLVLGGAGLLAAFPKAYAVVLSALYLPVLLMLIALVFRGVAFEFRFKANRAKPAWGAAFALGSMFAAFAQGVILGSLVEGMPLQDGKYMAGAFGWFSPFSMLTGVAVVFGYALLGSTWLILKTEGRMQDVARGLTRPLVLVVVAFMGLVSAWLPFLDSRIMARWFEGSNFWWLAPVPLLALFNAFALWRAAMRRGRDAAPFLLTLCFFGLGFAGLVLGIWPNIVPPGLTIWDAASPPSSQGFVLVGLVILLPAILGYTYWSYNVFKGKVGADAGYH, from the coding sequence ATGGACATGGCCACCGTGCTGCCGGTGATCTGGTTCGGCGTGATCGGCTTCGGCGTGCTGATGTATGTCGTGCTCGACGGTTTCGTGCTCGGCCTGGGCATCCTGGCGCCCTTCGCCGAGGACGAGCACCAGCTCGACCTGATGATGAACACCGCTGCGCCAATCTGGGACGGCAACGAAACCTGGCTGGTGCTGGGTGGCGCAGGCCTGCTCGCGGCGTTTCCCAAGGCATATGCGGTGGTGCTGTCGGCGCTGTACCTGCCCGTGCTGCTGATGCTGATCGCGCTGGTGTTCCGGGGTGTGGCGTTCGAATTCCGCTTCAAGGCGAACCGTGCCAAGCCGGCGTGGGGCGCGGCGTTCGCGCTGGGCTCGATGTTCGCGGCGTTCGCGCAGGGCGTGATCCTGGGGTCGCTGGTGGAAGGCATGCCGCTGCAGGACGGCAAGTACATGGCCGGTGCCTTTGGCTGGTTCAGTCCGTTCTCGATGCTGACCGGCGTGGCGGTGGTGTTCGGTTACGCGCTGCTGGGTTCGACGTGGCTCATCCTCAAGACCGAGGGGCGCATGCAGGACGTCGCGCGCGGACTGACGCGTCCGCTGGTACTGGTGGTGGTGGCGTTCATGGGGCTGGTGAGCGCATGGCTGCCGTTCCTGGACTCGCGGATCATGGCGCGCTGGTTCGAGGGCTCGAACTTCTGGTGGCTGGCACCGGTGCCGCTGCTGGCGTTGTTCAACGCCTTCGCACTGTGGCGCGCGGCGATGCGACGCGGCCGCGATGCCGCCCCGTTCCTGCTGACGCTGTGCTTCTTCGGGCTGGGTTTCGCCGGACTGGTGCTGGGCATCTGGCCAAACATCGTTCCGCCGGGCCTGACCATCTGGGATGCCGCCTCTCCGCCGTCCTCGCAGGGCTTCGTGCTGGTCGGCCTGGTGATCCTGCTGCCGGCGATCCTGGGCTACACGTACTGGTCCTACAACGTGTTCAAGGGCAAGGTCGGCGCCGACGCGGGATATCACTGA
- a CDS encoding protein tonB, whose translation MWKRCGVLLVLMLCAPVIIAGSSREEVRKQVEASMLVKGTIDIDPQGQVVEYHLEQAASLTPALLGIVDRRIRAWQFEPVLLDGRAVRARSPMQLRLVTKKDGENYLFRIAGATFGSVDKEGESPTYDGKLRPPRYPEGAVFNRVGGTVYLVLRIGRDGSVEAAVAEQVNLRSIGTEREMKLFREMLADSAIYTSRRWKFNFPTRGEDADAPFVSVRVPVDFIAPNMTDTKPGEWQAYVPGPRQDVPWRDWDAAMESPDAIASGGVYPDRPSGPRLIGGVDG comes from the coding sequence ATGTGGAAGAGGTGCGGTGTCCTGCTGGTCCTGATGCTGTGCGCTCCGGTGATCATTGCGGGCTCCAGCCGCGAGGAAGTGCGCAAGCAGGTCGAGGCCAGCATGCTCGTGAAGGGGACGATCGACATCGATCCGCAAGGTCAGGTTGTCGAATACCACCTTGAGCAGGCGGCGTCGCTGACGCCGGCGTTGCTCGGCATCGTCGACAGGCGCATCCGTGCGTGGCAGTTCGAGCCCGTGCTGCTGGATGGAAGGGCGGTCCGTGCCCGCTCACCCATGCAGTTGCGCCTGGTGACGAAAAAGGACGGCGAGAACTACCTGTTCCGCATCGCTGGCGCGACGTTCGGCAGTGTCGACAAGGAAGGTGAGTCGCCCACGTATGACGGGAAGCTGAGGCCTCCGCGGTATCCGGAAGGCGCGGTCTTCAATCGCGTGGGTGGCACAGTCTATCTGGTGCTGCGCATCGGGCGTGACGGCTCGGTGGAGGCTGCCGTCGCCGAACAGGTGAACCTGCGTAGCATCGGGACGGAACGTGAAATGAAGCTGTTCCGCGAGATGCTGGCGGACTCCGCGATCTACACGTCCCGACGTTGGAAGTTCAACTTCCCCACGCGTGGGGAGGATGCCGACGCGCCGTTCGTCTCGGTACGCGTGCCGGTGGATTTCATCGCGCCGAACATGACCGATACGAAGCCCGGTGAGTGGCAGGCCTATGTGCCTGGCCCGCGGCAGGACGTGCCGTGGCGTGACTGGGATGCAGCCATGGAGTCGCCGGATGCGATCGCCTCCGGCGGCGTGTATCCGGATCGCCCGAGCGGGCCGAGGCTGATTGGCGGCGTCGACGGCTGA
- the rho gene encoding transcription termination factor Rho: MRKARVSKAADNAPAVVESTGQSAPAPRAEPAAPAAEAPAPSEARSEGASAQGGEGGQGQRDRDNLEGGNRGNRRDRFRNRRDRQRERYRDQSGGMQDDGSNGENFVPRPHPQVPEGFPQYSLGDLKRMPTPKLLDVADQLQIQEGVARARKQDVIFAVLKVLTRHGEGVAADGVLEILPDGFGFLRAAEASYLAGPDDVYISPSQIRRFNLRTGDHLSGRIRWPKDGERYFALAVVDTINGEPLEASKNKVLFENLTPLFPRKRFRLERGDGSTEDITGRILDLMAPQGKGQRALIVSPPKAGKTMMMQQVATAITSNHPDVHLIVLLVDERPEEVTEMQRTVRGEVVSSTFDEPAGRHVQVAEMVIERAKRLVEHKKDVVILLDSITRLARAYNNVVPSSGKVLTGGVDANALHRPKRFFGAARNVEEGGSLTIIATALIDTGSKMDEVIYEEFKGTGNSEVHLDRRIAEKRVYPAININRSGTRREDLLIEPELLQKIWILRKLLHGMDEIGAMEFLLDKMKTTKSNDEFFSSMKR; this comes from the coding sequence GTGCGCAAGGCGCGCGTGAGCAAGGCCGCCGACAACGCGCCGGCCGTCGTCGAATCCACCGGCCAGAGCGCACCGGCGCCGCGTGCCGAACCGGCCGCGCCAGCCGCCGAAGCTCCTGCTCCGTCCGAAGCCCGTTCCGAGGGCGCCTCCGCCCAGGGCGGCGAAGGCGGCCAGGGCCAGCGCGACCGCGACAATCTCGAAGGCGGCAACCGCGGCAACCGTCGCGACCGCTTCCGCAACCGTCGCGACCGCCAGCGCGAGCGCTACCGCGACCAGAGCGGCGGCATGCAGGACGATGGCAGCAACGGCGAGAACTTCGTCCCGCGCCCGCACCCGCAGGTACCGGAAGGCTTCCCGCAGTACTCGCTGGGCGACCTCAAGCGCATGCCCACGCCGAAGCTGCTGGACGTGGCCGACCAGCTGCAGATCCAGGAAGGCGTCGCCCGCGCCCGCAAGCAGGACGTGATCTTCGCGGTCCTGAAGGTGCTGACCCGCCACGGTGAAGGCGTCGCCGCCGACGGCGTGCTGGAAATCCTGCCCGACGGCTTCGGCTTCCTGCGCGCCGCAGAGGCCAGCTACCTGGCCGGCCCGGATGACGTCTACATCTCGCCCAGCCAGATCCGCCGCTTCAACCTGCGCACCGGCGACCACCTGTCCGGCCGCATCCGCTGGCCGAAGGACGGCGAGCGCTACTTCGCCCTGGCCGTGGTCGACACGATCAACGGAGAGCCGCTGGAAGCGTCGAAGAACAAGGTCCTGTTCGAGAACCTCACCCCGCTGTTCCCGCGCAAGCGTTTCCGCCTCGAGCGCGGCGACGGCTCGACCGAGGACATCACCGGCCGCATCCTCGACCTGATGGCGCCGCAGGGCAAAGGCCAGCGCGCGCTGATCGTCTCGCCGCCGAAGGCCGGCAAGACGATGATGATGCAGCAGGTGGCCACGGCCATCACCAGCAATCATCCGGACGTGCACCTGATCGTGCTGCTCGTCGACGAGCGACCGGAAGAAGTGACCGAGATGCAGCGCACCGTGCGCGGCGAAGTGGTCTCCTCCACCTTCGACGAACCCGCCGGCCGCCACGTGCAGGTCGCCGAAATGGTGATCGAGCGCGCCAAGCGTCTGGTCGAGCACAAGAAGGACGTCGTGATCCTGCTCGACTCCATCACCCGTCTGGCGCGCGCGTACAACAACGTCGTGCCGTCCTCGGGCAAGGTGCTCACCGGTGGTGTCGACGCGAACGCACTGCATCGTCCGAAGCGCTTCTTCGGCGCCGCGCGCAACGTGGAAGAAGGCGGCTCGCTGACCATCATCGCCACCGCGCTGATCGACACCGGCAGCAAGATGGACGAGGTGATCTACGAAGAGTTCAAGGGCACCGGCAACTCGGAAGTGCACCTGGACCGCCGCATCGCCGAGAAGCGCGTCTACCCGGCCATCAACATCAACCGCTCCGGCACCCGCCGCGAAGACCTGCTGATCGAGCCGGAACTGCTGCAGAAGATCTGGATCCTGCGCAAGCTGCTGCACGGCATGGACGAGATCGGCGCGATGGAATTCCTGCTGGACAAGATGAAGACCACCAAGTCCAACGACGAGTTCTTCAGTTCGATGAAGCGCTGA